One genomic segment of Stigmatella erecta includes these proteins:
- the argG gene encoding argininosuccinate synthase, whose translation MSKKPVVLAFSGGLDTSFCVVYLREQGHAVTTVTVDTGGFSADALKRMPEQSARLGAVAHHTVDGRTLLFDSYLRHLLAGNVLRGQAYPLSVSAERVCQATEVVRMARQVGGQALAHGSTGAGNDQIRFDVAFRALAPDLDLITPIRDLSLSRAQEMSYLAERGFSMPAKTAAYSVNEGMWGTSVGGKETHDSWSALPEAAYPGGVVPSDLAPRTLVVGFDKGRPVSLDGKALSPVEIIAELNTVGQPYGVGRGVHLGDTILGIKGRVGFEAPAAVMLITAHRELEKLVLSGKQLFWKETLGNLYGTLLHEGHFFDPLARDLESFLTSSQERVTGDVRLTLQPRALLVEGVRSPYSLMDAKVASYGEANHMWTGAEAAGFAKVYGVAQTLALKVKS comes from the coding sequence AGCAGGGCCACGCCGTCACCACCGTCACCGTGGACACCGGCGGCTTCAGCGCCGACGCCCTGAAGCGCATGCCCGAGCAGTCGGCGCGCCTGGGCGCCGTGGCCCACCACACGGTGGATGGCCGCACGCTGCTCTTCGACAGCTACCTGCGCCACCTGCTCGCCGGCAACGTGCTGCGCGGCCAGGCCTACCCCCTGAGCGTCTCCGCCGAGCGCGTCTGCCAGGCCACCGAGGTGGTGCGCATGGCGCGCCAGGTGGGCGGCCAGGCCCTGGCCCACGGCTCCACCGGCGCCGGCAATGATCAGATCCGCTTCGATGTGGCCTTCCGCGCCCTGGCGCCGGACCTGGACCTCATCACCCCCATCCGCGACCTGTCCCTGAGCCGGGCGCAGGAGATGTCCTACCTGGCCGAGCGCGGCTTCTCCATGCCCGCCAAGACGGCGGCCTACTCCGTCAACGAGGGCATGTGGGGCACCTCCGTGGGCGGCAAGGAGACGCACGACTCCTGGAGCGCGCTGCCGGAGGCCGCCTACCCGGGCGGCGTGGTGCCCAGTGATTTGGCGCCCCGCACGCTGGTGGTGGGCTTCGACAAGGGCCGGCCGGTGTCGCTGGACGGCAAGGCGCTGTCGCCCGTGGAGATCATCGCCGAGCTGAACACCGTGGGGCAGCCCTACGGCGTGGGGCGCGGCGTGCACCTGGGCGACACCATCCTGGGCATCAAGGGCCGCGTGGGCTTCGAGGCGCCCGCGGCGGTGATGCTCATCACCGCGCACCGGGAGCTGGAGAAGCTGGTGCTCTCCGGCAAGCAGCTCTTCTGGAAGGAGACGCTGGGCAACCTCTACGGCACGCTGCTGCACGAGGGGCACTTCTTCGATCCGCTGGCGCGTGACTTGGAGTCCTTCCTCACCTCCTCACAGGAGCGCGTCACGGGGGACGTGCGGCTGACGCTCCAGCCGCGCGCGCTGCTGGTGGAAGGCGTGCGCTCGCCTTACTCGCTCATGGACGCCAAGGTGGCCAGCTACGGCGAGGCCAACCACATGTGGACGGGAGCAGAAGCCGCGGGCTTCGCGAAGGTGTATGGCGTGGCACAAACCCTGGCCCTCAAGGTGAAATCATGA
- a CDS encoding DUF1611 domain-containing protein: protein MKVHVDKVGSVTRNLRLGRTVSLTTDIQAVEGAVIAARIHGEKSVYNQLEDVHGRLVTLHGGDIIVGALGHRNALHGYEGVVPEKVEAGQRLHVLNMGGVIGQCTSHNPGVGTPFDAEVLGQVLVFPEFQSRTGQPAHIRAGALRGSEKPVTVPVVYVVGTCMNAGKTYAACALVRRLSQAGYRVGGAKLTGVSLMRDTLSMRDSGAEVVMDFTDAGTVCTSPRTAAPVSRIILSELAAAEVDVIVAETGDGIMGEYGVQSILADPGLRGLGSSFMLCANDPVGASGGVRHLKETYGITVDVVAGPATDNRVGIRFVEREVGVPARNARADAAGLGNLILERLTPQLGTGRRSA, encoded by the coding sequence ATGAAGGTACACGTCGACAAGGTGGGCAGCGTCACCCGCAACCTGCGGCTGGGCCGGACCGTGAGCCTCACCACCGATATCCAGGCGGTGGAGGGCGCGGTCATCGCCGCGCGCATCCACGGCGAGAAGTCCGTCTACAACCAGCTCGAGGACGTGCACGGCCGGCTGGTGACGCTGCACGGCGGGGACATCATCGTCGGGGCGCTCGGCCACCGCAACGCGCTGCACGGCTACGAGGGCGTGGTGCCCGAGAAGGTGGAGGCCGGCCAGCGCCTGCACGTGCTCAACATGGGCGGCGTCATCGGCCAGTGCACCTCGCACAACCCGGGCGTGGGCACCCCCTTCGATGCGGAGGTGCTCGGCCAGGTGCTCGTGTTTCCCGAGTTCCAGTCCCGCACGGGCCAGCCGGCCCACATCCGCGCCGGCGCGCTCCGGGGCTCGGAGAAGCCAGTCACCGTCCCGGTGGTGTACGTGGTGGGCACCTGCATGAACGCGGGCAAGACGTACGCCGCGTGCGCGCTGGTGCGCAGGCTCTCCCAGGCGGGCTACCGCGTGGGCGGCGCCAAGCTCACGGGCGTGTCGCTCATGCGCGACACGCTGAGCATGCGTGACTCGGGCGCCGAGGTGGTGATGGACTTCACCGACGCGGGCACCGTGTGCACCAGCCCCCGGACCGCCGCCCCGGTGTCCCGCATTATCCTCTCCGAGCTGGCGGCCGCCGAGGTGGACGTCATCGTCGCGGAGACGGGCGACGGCATCATGGGCGAGTACGGCGTGCAGTCGATCCTCGCCGACCCGGGCCTGCGAGGCCTGGGCAGCTCCTTCATGCTCTGCGCCAATGATCCGGTGGGGGCCTCCGGCGGCGTGCGTCACCTGAAGGAGACGTACGGCATCACCGTGGACGTGGTGGCCGGTCCCGCCACCGACAACCGGGTGGGCATCCGCTTCGTCGAGCGCGAAGTGGGCGTGCCCGCCCGCAATGCCCGCGCGGACGCGGCGGGCCTGGGCAATCTCATCCTGGAGCGGCTCACGCCCCAGCTTGGTACCGGTCGGAGGAGCGCATGA
- the argC gene encoding N-acetyl-gamma-glutamyl-phosphate reductase, producing the protein MSRVHAYILGASGFGGGELLRLLAGHPSVAGIRAVSKPHADTLLWKVHPHLRSLMDGHFEAEPDWKWLTDSPQPVVFSCLEDEELARQLPTLEKKWAELGLADRMILIDLSPDFRLDHAGRYAATHGRPHPTPELLERFVYGLTEWRRDKLKGARRISNPGCFATAVQLALLPVAATPGLGLIAASAVTGSSGSGAIPVDVTHHPTRAHDFRAYRPLEHQQEAEIDVMLVAHKASRHRLTFVPHSAPLVRGIFATVQFEWPENAGGVSTASLTAQYRNYYTGSPFIRVVEGSPRLASVVGSNFVDIAVATRGRTVAAMVALDNLVKGMAGQAVQNLNVALGLPEDTALRQAACYPC; encoded by the coding sequence ATGAGTCGGGTTCACGCCTATATCCTGGGAGCGTCGGGTTTCGGAGGCGGCGAGCTGCTGCGGCTGCTGGCCGGGCACCCCTCCGTCGCGGGCATCCGCGCGGTGTCCAAGCCGCACGCGGACACCCTGCTCTGGAAGGTGCACCCGCACCTGCGCAGCCTCATGGACGGCCACTTCGAGGCCGAGCCGGACTGGAAGTGGCTCACGGACTCGCCGCAGCCGGTGGTGTTCTCCTGCCTGGAGGACGAGGAGCTGGCACGTCAGCTCCCCACCCTGGAGAAGAAGTGGGCCGAGCTGGGGCTCGCCGACCGGATGATCCTCATCGATCTGTCCCCGGACTTCCGGTTGGATCACGCCGGGCGCTACGCCGCCACGCACGGCCGCCCCCACCCCACGCCGGAGCTGCTGGAGCGCTTCGTCTACGGGCTCACCGAGTGGCGCCGCGACAAGCTCAAGGGGGCCCGCCGCATCTCCAACCCGGGGTGCTTCGCCACCGCCGTGCAGCTTGCGCTCTTGCCGGTGGCCGCCACGCCGGGCCTGGGCCTCATCGCCGCCTCGGCCGTCACGGGCTCCTCGGGCTCCGGGGCGATCCCCGTCGATGTGACACACCACCCCACGCGCGCCCATGACTTCCGCGCCTACCGGCCGCTGGAGCACCAGCAGGAGGCGGAGATCGACGTGATGCTCGTGGCGCACAAGGCCTCGCGCCATCGGCTCACCTTCGTGCCGCATTCGGCGCCGCTCGTGCGCGGCATCTTCGCCACCGTGCAGTTCGAGTGGCCGGAGAACGCCGGGGGCGTGAGCACCGCGTCCCTCACCGCGCAGTACCGCAACTACTACACCGGCTCGCCGTTCATCCGGGTGGTGGAGGGCAGCCCGCGCCTGGCCTCCGTGGTGGGCAGCAACTTCGTCGACATCGCGGTGGCCACGCGCGGCCGCACCGTGGCGGCGATGGTGGCCCTGGACAACCTGGTGAAGGGCATGGCGGGCCAGGCGGTGCAGAACCTCAACGTGGCCCTGGGGCTGCCCGAGGACACCGCCCTGCGGCAAGCCGCGTGCTACCCCTGCTGA
- the hisN gene encoding histidinol-phosphatase translates to MTTEAPGLLQAVAEVARKSGDVALEFFRRGVTVDIKKDGTPVTVADRTAEKTARDWIEAHFPEDGILGEEFGETRPGARRRWILDPIDGTKTFIRGVPLWGTLVAVAEGDRILAGAAYFPPVGELLAAAPGQGCFWNDKPVRVSELAELSQAVVLCTDERFQVHPDRGERWRALAARSAMARTWGDCYGYLLVATGRAEVMVDEIMSPWDAAALQPIIEEAGGLFTDWTGKRTAFGGNSIATNAALAQQVRELLGAQAQRP, encoded by the coding sequence ATGACGACGGAAGCCCCAGGATTGCTACAGGCCGTCGCGGAGGTCGCGCGCAAGTCGGGAGACGTGGCGCTCGAGTTCTTCCGCCGAGGCGTCACGGTGGACATCAAGAAGGACGGCACCCCCGTGACGGTGGCCGACCGGACCGCCGAGAAGACCGCGCGCGACTGGATCGAAGCCCACTTCCCCGAGGACGGCATCCTCGGCGAGGAGTTCGGCGAGACGCGGCCCGGGGCCCGCCGCCGGTGGATCCTGGACCCCATCGACGGGACGAAGACCTTCATCCGGGGCGTGCCCCTGTGGGGCACCCTGGTGGCGGTCGCGGAGGGGGATCGCATCCTCGCGGGCGCCGCCTACTTTCCCCCCGTGGGCGAGCTGCTCGCGGCCGCGCCCGGCCAAGGCTGCTTCTGGAACGACAAGCCCGTGCGGGTGTCCGAGCTCGCCGAGCTGTCCCAGGCGGTGGTGCTGTGCACGGACGAGCGCTTCCAGGTGCATCCGGACCGGGGCGAGCGGTGGCGCGCGCTCGCGGCCCGCTCGGCGATGGCGCGCACCTGGGGCGACTGCTACGGCTACCTCCTCGTCGCGACGGGCCGTGCCGAGGTGATGGTGGATGAGATCATGTCCCCCTGGGACGCGGCGGCGCTGCAGCCCATCATCGAGGAGGCGGGCGGCCTCTTCACCGACTGGACGGGAAAGCGCACCGCCTTCGGCGGCAACTCCATCGCGACGAACGCGGCCCTGGCGCAGCAGGTCCGCGAGCTTCTGGGCGCCCAGGCGCAGCGCCCGTAA
- the truA gene encoding tRNA pseudouridine(38-40) synthase TruA, whose protein sequence is MPRLKLTIEYDGSRYVGWQVQRNGRSVQAELGDALGKLLGAPVEVVAAGRTDSGVHATGQVVCFDTERQLPLKAYHRGLNGLLPEDIAIVRAEEVAAEFDPRRWSRGKRYRYRVSNLPYRSPLRRLTHWEIYAPLQVEAMARAATSLLGRHDYSAFRASDCQAAHAVREVRRLSVEGTAGDAVAFVVEGTAFLKHMVRNLVGTLVEVGKGRRPEAWVAEVLASKDRTRAGPTAPPQGLVLEEVFYGDGPPPRQAGDAADIFDGGD, encoded by the coding sequence ATGCCTCGCCTGAAACTGACGATCGAATACGACGGCTCCCGGTACGTGGGGTGGCAGGTGCAGCGCAATGGCCGCTCCGTCCAGGCGGAGCTGGGCGACGCGCTGGGCAAGCTGCTCGGGGCCCCCGTGGAGGTGGTGGCCGCGGGGCGGACCGACTCCGGGGTCCACGCCACGGGACAGGTGGTGTGCTTCGACACGGAGCGCCAGTTGCCGCTCAAGGCGTACCACCGGGGCCTCAACGGCCTGCTGCCCGAGGACATCGCGATCGTCCGGGCCGAGGAGGTGGCCGCGGAGTTCGACCCCCGGCGCTGGTCCCGGGGCAAGCGCTACCGCTACCGGGTGAGCAACCTGCCGTACCGCTCGCCGCTGCGCCGCCTCACCCACTGGGAAATCTACGCCCCCCTCCAGGTGGAGGCCATGGCCCGCGCCGCCACCTCCCTGCTCGGGCGGCACGACTACTCCGCCTTCCGGGCCTCGGACTGCCAGGCGGCGCATGCCGTGCGGGAGGTGCGCCGGTTGAGCGTGGAGGGCACCGCCGGGGATGCCGTGGCCTTCGTCGTGGAGGGCACCGCCTTCCTCAAGCACATGGTGCGCAACCTCGTGGGCACCCTGGTGGAGGTGGGCAAGGGCCGCCGGCCCGAGGCCTGGGTGGCCGAGGTGCTCGCCTCGAAGGACCGTACCCGGGCGGGCCCCACCGCGCCCCCCCAGGGCCTGGTGCTGGAGGAGGTCTTTTATGGAGACGGTCCGCCTCCTCGCCAGGCTGGGGACGCGGCGGACATCTTCGACGGCGGGGATTGA
- a CDS encoding serine/threonine protein kinase: MSTGASRDTSRFGKYQLIDRIAVGGMAEIFLAHQVDGEGLETPVVIKRIRPHLSKHASFVKMFLNEARLAAQLNHPNIVQIHDLGKIGESYFIAMEYIFGRDMRRIIPKAEELGIPFPMVYALKIASDVCAGLHYAHRKVDLYGNPLNIVHRDVTPENIFVAFDGMVKVLDFGIAKATNQVEETRSGELKGKISYMSPEQCQGKVVDCRSDIFSVGVALYEWLTGFKLFTGESEVAVMRSITEGKIYAPSYFKADIPEPVEAILMKALEKDRDRRYQTAAEMRAAIDAFLNAYEFTPSQLHLSNFLRQLFLDEMQAEQGRLVQQTSGLEEVLELEEAKSDPSMLPPVALALAPPPAPGGLPGLRERRNLSERLLSVPLPTEQLAALEAVAQRNGVSVNKMVAELLAAWLKYR, from the coding sequence ATGTCCACCGGCGCCTCGCGAGATACCAGCCGTTTCGGCAAGTACCAGCTCATCGACCGCATCGCGGTGGGGGGGATGGCGGAGATCTTCCTGGCGCACCAGGTGGATGGGGAGGGGCTGGAGACGCCCGTCGTCATCAAGCGCATCCGCCCGCACCTGTCCAAGCACGCCAGCTTCGTGAAGATGTTCCTCAACGAAGCCCGGCTCGCCGCGCAGCTCAACCACCCCAACATCGTGCAGATCCACGACCTGGGGAAGATCGGCGAGAGCTACTTCATCGCCATGGAGTACATCTTCGGCCGGGACATGCGGCGCATCATCCCCAAGGCCGAGGAGCTGGGCATCCCGTTCCCCATGGTGTACGCGCTGAAGATCGCCTCGGACGTGTGCGCGGGGCTGCACTACGCGCACCGGAAGGTGGACCTCTACGGCAACCCGCTGAACATCGTCCACCGGGACGTGACGCCCGAGAACATCTTCGTGGCCTTCGACGGCATGGTGAAGGTGCTCGACTTCGGCATCGCCAAGGCCACCAACCAGGTGGAGGAGACGCGCTCCGGGGAGCTCAAGGGCAAGATCAGCTACATGAGCCCCGAGCAGTGCCAGGGCAAGGTGGTGGACTGCCGCAGCGACATCTTCTCGGTGGGGGTGGCGCTCTACGAGTGGCTCACCGGCTTCAAGCTCTTCACGGGCGAGTCCGAGGTGGCGGTGATGCGCAGCATCACCGAGGGGAAGATTTACGCCCCGTCCTACTTCAAGGCGGACATTCCCGAGCCCGTCGAGGCCATCCTGATGAAGGCGCTCGAGAAGGACCGGGATCGCCGCTACCAGACGGCCGCGGAGATGCGCGCGGCCATCGACGCCTTCCTCAACGCCTACGAGTTCACCCCCTCCCAGCTTCACCTCTCCAACTTCCTGCGCCAGCTGTTCCTGGACGAGATGCAGGCGGAGCAGGGGCGGCTGGTGCAGCAGACCTCCGGGCTGGAGGAGGTGCTGGAGCTGGAGGAGGCGAAGTCGGATCCCTCCATGCTGCCTCCCGTGGCGCTGGCTTTGGCGCCGCCCCCCGCGCCCGGGGGGCTCCCCGGGCTCCGCGAGAGGCGCAACCTCTCCGAGCGGCTCCTGAGCGTTCCGCTGCCCACGGAGCAGCTCGCCGCGCTGGAGGCGGTGGCCCAGCGCAATGGCGTCTCCGTGAACAAGATGGTGGCGGAGCTCCTCGCGGCCTGGTTGAAGTACCGCTAG
- a CDS encoding class I SAM-dependent rRNA methyltransferase, with protein sequence MSTSLTGRLREARARRGALLADPHTTAFRWVNGAPDGVPDVTVDSFAGLPVVSLYRDFSAAEEQALLDAAWEAWAPRSLYLKRRPREARVLANVARDVVAPEAPARGEPVESLEALENGLRFRIRPAQGLSVGLYLDMRETRAWLHGEVKGLTVLNLFSYTCAFGVVATAGGAKRVLNLDSSRRVLDWGEENARLNGQPVDRYDYVAGDVFDWLGRLAKKGETFDVVISDPPSFSTTRSTRFSAARDYPLLAEAAARVVAPGGRLVACCNLAPLTPRRFEALVMEGTARAGRTARPGVALGPSAVDFPSSPEAPAGLKVQVLQLR encoded by the coding sequence ATGAGCACCTCCCTCACCGGACGGCTCCGCGAGGCCCGGGCGCGGCGGGGCGCGCTGCTGGCGGACCCTCACACCACCGCGTTCCGGTGGGTGAATGGCGCGCCGGACGGCGTGCCCGACGTCACCGTGGACAGCTTCGCGGGGCTGCCCGTGGTCAGCCTGTACCGGGACTTCTCTGCCGCCGAGGAGCAGGCCCTGCTCGATGCGGCCTGGGAGGCGTGGGCGCCCCGGAGCCTCTACCTCAAGCGCCGTCCCCGGGAGGCGCGGGTGCTGGCCAACGTGGCCCGCGACGTGGTGGCCCCCGAGGCGCCCGCGCGAGGCGAGCCGGTGGAGTCCCTGGAGGCGCTGGAGAACGGCCTTCGCTTCCGCATCCGTCCGGCGCAGGGGCTCTCGGTGGGGCTGTACCTGGACATGCGGGAGACGCGGGCCTGGCTGCACGGGGAGGTGAAGGGGCTCACGGTGCTCAACCTCTTCTCCTACACCTGTGCCTTCGGCGTGGTGGCCACCGCGGGCGGGGCCAAGCGGGTGCTCAACCTCGACAGCAGCCGGCGGGTGCTGGACTGGGGCGAGGAGAACGCGCGCCTCAACGGCCAGCCGGTGGACCGGTACGACTACGTCGCCGGGGACGTCTTCGACTGGCTCGGGCGTCTGGCGAAGAAGGGCGAGACGTTCGATGTCGTCATCTCGGATCCGCCCTCGTTCTCCACCACGCGCAGCACGCGCTTCTCGGCGGCGCGGGACTACCCGCTGCTGGCCGAGGCCGCCGCGCGGGTGGTGGCGCCCGGAGGCCGGTTGGTGGCGTGCTGCAACCTGGCGCCCCTGACGCCCCGCCGCTTCGAGGCCCTGGTGATGGAGGGCACCGCCCGGGCGGGCCGCACCGCGCGCCCCGGGGTGGCGTTGGGCCCCTCGGCTGTCGACTTTCCGTCATCTCCGGAGGCCCCCGCGGGGCTCAAGGTCCAGGTGCTCCAGCTGCGTTAG
- a CDS encoding amidohydrolase family protein produces MEGRLLLKNCAVFRVDGRVRTGMALLIEEGRIRRVAPDAEIPVLPGDWEVACRGRLVAPGLVDCHTHLVGGQLLPPSGNFLLSSPHSRLERRRYVASLLTPGEVEALSRFAIARALRDGITLAVEHLEAPADVAGALEAQASAAAQLGLRLVSGHLTHNLQGEASAAQWLEANADFARRRREHPLVRGAVGFLSSHTCDDALLLRIRDVAEASGAPLLFHLAEGQEDLALTYARHGKRVVPRLEELGLLGARSIAAHARTIDTAESERLVATHTFVAISPRSYLTNERTGESLETVLLRQHLVGLGTSGHGTLWDEALAAFMTLLRISRAGRLPDPDSALAQCLVSGPAELCTRLFNLPSGSLEEGFLADLVVYDYVPAADPETGYSPDLVGQLARSRVAWTIVNGRVTVREGQLLGTDFVELSREATAALSSVWTRARLSAG; encoded by the coding sequence ATGGAAGGCCGTCTTCTTCTCAAGAACTGCGCCGTGTTCCGTGTGGACGGCCGGGTCCGGACGGGCATGGCCCTGCTCATCGAAGAGGGCCGCATCCGCCGCGTGGCGCCCGATGCCGAGATCCCCGTCCTGCCCGGCGACTGGGAGGTGGCCTGCCGGGGCCGGTTGGTGGCGCCCGGGCTGGTGGACTGCCACACGCACCTCGTGGGCGGCCAGCTCCTGCCCCCCTCGGGCAACTTCCTGCTGAGCTCGCCCCACTCCCGCCTGGAGCGGCGCCGGTACGTGGCTTCCCTGCTGACGCCCGGGGAGGTGGAGGCCCTGTCCCGCTTCGCCATCGCCCGGGCGCTGCGCGATGGCATCACCCTGGCCGTGGAGCACCTGGAGGCCCCCGCGGATGTGGCGGGGGCCCTGGAGGCCCAGGCCTCCGCGGCGGCCCAGCTCGGCCTCCGGTTGGTGTCGGGCCACCTCACCCACAACCTCCAGGGCGAGGCCTCCGCCGCGCAGTGGCTCGAGGCCAACGCGGACTTCGCGCGCCGCCGCCGGGAGCACCCGCTGGTGCGGGGCGCGGTGGGCTTCCTGTCCTCGCACACCTGTGACGATGCGCTCCTGCTCCGCATCCGCGACGTGGCCGAGGCCTCGGGGGCGCCCCTGCTCTTCCACCTGGCCGAGGGGCAGGAGGATCTCGCCCTGACGTATGCGCGGCACGGCAAGCGCGTGGTGCCCCGGCTGGAGGAGCTGGGGCTCCTGGGCGCCCGCTCCATCGCCGCGCATGCGCGCACCATCGACACGGCGGAGTCCGAGCGGCTCGTGGCCACCCACACCTTCGTGGCCATCAGCCCCCGCTCCTACCTCACCAACGAGCGCACCGGCGAGTCCCTGGAGACGGTGCTCCTGCGCCAGCACCTGGTGGGCCTGGGCACCAGTGGCCATGGCACCCTCTGGGACGAGGCCCTGGCCGCGTTCATGACGCTGCTGCGCATCTCCCGCGCGGGCCGTCTGCCGGATCCCGACAGCGCGCTGGCGCAGTGCCTCGTGAGCGGGCCGGCCGAGCTGTGCACCCGCCTGTTCAACCTGCCCTCGGGGAGCCTGGAGGAGGGCTTCCTCGCGGACCTGGTGGTCTACGACTATGTGCCCGCGGCGGATCCCGAGACGGGCTACTCGCCGGACCTGGTGGGGCAGCTGGCCCGCTCGCGCGTGGCGTGGACCATCGTCAATGGCCGCGTCACCGTGCGCGAGGGGCAGCTGCTCGGCACCGACTTCGTGGAGCTGTCCCGGGAGGCCACCGCCGCGCTCTCCAGCGTGTGGACCCGCGCCCGGCTGTCCGCGGGATGA
- a CDS encoding glycosyltransferase family 39 protein has product MSIRPQPADPPWPEAPVSPPGGAASAPRRTAGLGFWIGWGALLALAFLARIANWRQVFLDGNVELLATDSHYYVRYALLQLQTFPSFHRFDPYISFPSGASIIWPPLHTWLVALFIALGSAEPERAVAWVGPLVALVELGLLTLLARRWLGGKVALGALGMLALVPAAVTSGGLGNADHHVHEPTLAALSALLLGRALAQGSTRLGAATGVALGLGRMFTTTSFTLVPGMAAAIPLAALLLRKTPGATSRVGLAAGAGLALSQGLAVVWFGDPTSLAYYDISLFQPLFGLCLFWAGAGVAAFLEHRRTWPVPLGIAALCALPLAAEVLQALGHLALKDPLLNIVAESIPLWQDWEFARQLLGAMCMLLPLSLVAASLWVWLERDVMTATLVAGTLPLTVASLLQARFTQPLMGCGALLTAAGLGWALRLATPRIRRVSYAVLGLVGLSFLASLVPLRRLAAPTDEGLIRATLAWMKTHTPPPSSAWNTQVPPAYGVVAYFNLGHLLTLWAERPAVATPFSQAPVHIQANLAATGVLSAKDEETAYARAQALSTRYLLIIPIKYFLGELKVPPSQTVNDWLLEHAGMTHESRPASSHFRLIHESAASRLHKPALPYARLFELVPGAELRGRCNPGAAVSARLELTTPRGPLLHYTPQTTADTQGAFSLRVAYPTEGDPAASEIRAAAAYQVTCDGGGGTATVSEDAVRAGTALELDGPP; this is encoded by the coding sequence ATGAGCATCCGTCCCCAACCCGCCGATCCCCCCTGGCCCGAGGCCCCCGTTTCCCCCCCGGGCGGCGCCGCGAGCGCGCCCCGGCGGACCGCGGGACTCGGCTTCTGGATAGGTTGGGGAGCGCTGCTCGCGCTGGCCTTCCTCGCGAGGATCGCCAACTGGCGCCAGGTCTTCCTGGACGGAAACGTGGAGCTGCTCGCCACCGACTCGCACTACTACGTCCGCTACGCGCTGCTGCAGCTGCAAACCTTCCCGTCCTTCCACCGGTTCGACCCCTACATCAGCTTCCCCAGCGGTGCCTCCATCATCTGGCCGCCGCTGCACACCTGGCTGGTGGCGCTGTTCATCGCGCTCGGTTCCGCGGAGCCAGAGCGGGCGGTGGCCTGGGTCGGCCCGCTGGTGGCCCTCGTGGAGCTCGGCCTGCTCACGCTCCTGGCCCGGCGGTGGCTGGGCGGCAAGGTGGCGCTGGGGGCACTTGGAATGCTGGCCCTGGTGCCCGCGGCGGTCACCTCGGGAGGCCTTGGCAACGCGGACCACCACGTTCACGAGCCCACCCTGGCCGCGCTCAGCGCCCTCCTGCTGGGCCGGGCCCTCGCCCAGGGCTCGACCCGGCTGGGGGCGGCTACAGGCGTGGCCCTGGGGCTCGGGCGGATGTTCACCACCACGAGCTTCACGCTGGTTCCCGGCATGGCCGCCGCCATTCCCCTGGCGGCTTTGCTCCTCCGAAAGACCCCTGGGGCCACCAGCCGCGTGGGCCTGGCCGCGGGGGCGGGGCTCGCGCTGTCGCAAGGGCTGGCCGTGGTGTGGTTTGGCGACCCCACGTCCCTGGCCTACTACGACATCTCGCTCTTCCAACCCCTCTTTGGCCTGTGCCTGTTCTGGGCCGGGGCGGGCGTGGCCGCCTTCCTCGAGCACCGCCGGACGTGGCCCGTGCCGCTGGGCATCGCGGCCCTGTGCGCCCTGCCCCTCGCCGCGGAAGTCCTCCAAGCGCTTGGCCACCTGGCGCTCAAGGATCCCCTCCTCAACATCGTCGCCGAGTCCATTCCGCTCTGGCAGGACTGGGAGTTCGCCCGGCAGCTCCTGGGCGCCATGTGCATGCTGCTGCCCCTGAGCCTGGTGGCGGCCTCCCTCTGGGTTTGGCTCGAGCGCGATGTGATGACGGCCACCCTCGTGGCGGGAACCCTGCCCCTGACCGTGGCCTCGCTCCTCCAGGCCCGCTTCACCCAACCCTTGATGGGCTGCGGCGCGCTGCTCACCGCGGCGGGACTTGGGTGGGCGTTGCGCCTGGCCACCCCGCGCATCCGCCGCGTCTCGTATGCCGTGCTCGGACTGGTAGGGCTGTCCTTTCTGGCGTCCCTCGTCCCCCTGCGGCGCCTCGCAGCCCCCACGGACGAAGGCCTCATCCGCGCCACCCTGGCCTGGATGAAAACCCATACCCCGCCGCCCTCCTCCGCCTGGAACACCCAGGTGCCCCCAGCCTATGGCGTGGTGGCCTACTTCAACCTGGGACACCTGCTCACCCTCTGGGCCGAGCGCCCCGCCGTGGCCACCCCCTTCTCTCAAGCCCCCGTGCACATCCAGGCCAACCTCGCGGCCACCGGGGTGCTCAGCGCCAAGGACGAGGAGACCGCGTATGCGCGGGCCCAAGCGCTCTCCACCCGCTACCTGCTGATCATCCCCATCAAGTACTTCCTCGGAGAGCTGAAAGTGCCTCCGAGCCAGACCGTGAATGACTGGCTGCTGGAGCACGCGGGGATGACCCACGAGAGCCGGCCCGCGAGCAGCCACTTCCGACTCATCCACGAATCCGCAGCCTCCCGGCTCCACAAGCCAGCGCTGCCCTATGCCCGCCTCTTCGAGCTCGTCCCGGGCGCGGAACTCCGGGGACGTTGCAACCCCGGAGCCGCGGTGTCCGCGCGACTTGAGCTGACAACGCCGCGGGGCCCCCTGCTGCACTACACCCCTCAGACCACCGCCGACACGCAAGGGGCCTTCTCCCTGCGCGTGGCCTATCCCACCGAAGGAGACCCCGCGGCCTCGGAGATCCGGGCCGCGGCGGCCTACCAGGTGACGTGCGACGGAGGCGGGGGAACGGCCACCGTGTCCGAAGACGCCGTGCGAGCGGGCACGGCTCTCGAGCTGGACGGCCCCCCGTGA